In Terriglobales bacterium, a single window of DNA contains:
- a CDS encoding S9 family peptidase: protein MRPNRILCLPLLLLLLSPLIWASDQPISTPLIPRQLLFGNPERTSPRISPDGARLAYLAPDDKGVLNVWVRTIGKTDDQLITADKKRGIRFFQWQFDSQHVLYIQDKDGDENWHLYQTDLSTKQTRDLTPFEGIQARLGEYFPQFPDTILVHINSRDKRFHDVYRLDLKSGKAELDTENPGDVSGWTADNNLQVRAADVTLPDGGWVIRVRDTVKSPWRELIKWGPDESLGGAASFSPDNKSLWVLTSVGGNTLRVLEVDVASGKQKVVAEDPQYDAGQLLVNPKSHALEAVEFIRARSEWQVLDPAVKTDFEAIKKVRDADLRVVSRDLADQHWVVAYSADNSPVYFYVYDRKAKKANVIFSDRPKLEGYKLASMRPISFKARDGMEIFGYLTLPAGVEPRNLPMVEFVHGGPWGRDTWGFNRYAQWLANRGYAVLQVNFRASTGYGKKYLNAGDREWGAKMHTDLLDGKKWVIDQGYVDPKKACIMGGSYGGYATLAAVTFTPDEFACGVDIVGPSNLNTLLKTIPPYWVTIKAVFDKRMGTGEEFLNSRSPLFKADRIKVPLLIGQGKNDPRVNKAESDQIVEAMKKHNLPVEYIVFPDEGHGFARPQNNMAFNAASERFLAKTLGGRAEPPSPDEAKLLSEVTQK, encoded by the coding sequence CCTGCTTTCACCGCTGATCTGGGCTTCCGACCAGCCCATTTCCACTCCCCTGATCCCGCGCCAGTTGCTCTTTGGCAACCCCGAGCGCACCAGCCCGCGCATCTCCCCGGACGGCGCCCGCCTGGCGTACCTGGCTCCCGACGACAAGGGCGTGCTCAACGTCTGGGTACGCACCATCGGCAAGACCGACGACCAGCTGATCACCGCCGACAAGAAGCGCGGCATCCGCTTCTTCCAATGGCAATTCGATTCCCAGCATGTCCTGTACATCCAGGACAAGGACGGCGATGAGAACTGGCACCTCTACCAGACCGACCTGAGCACCAAGCAAACCCGCGATCTGACGCCCTTCGAAGGCATCCAGGCCCGGCTGGGGGAGTATTTCCCGCAATTCCCCGACACCATCCTGGTGCACATCAACTCGCGCGACAAACGCTTCCACGATGTCTATCGCCTGGATCTCAAGAGCGGCAAGGCGGAGCTCGACACCGAGAACCCGGGCGACGTCTCCGGCTGGACCGCGGACAACAATCTCCAGGTCCGCGCCGCCGACGTCACCCTGCCCGACGGCGGGTGGGTGATCCGGGTGCGCGACACCGTCAAGTCACCCTGGCGCGAGCTCATCAAGTGGGGACCGGATGAGAGCCTGGGCGGGGCCGCGTCGTTTTCTCCCGACAACAAGAGCCTTTGGGTGCTGACCAGCGTCGGCGGTAACACCCTCCGCGTGCTGGAGGTCGATGTCGCCAGCGGCAAGCAGAAGGTGGTCGCCGAGGACCCGCAGTACGACGCCGGACAACTGCTGGTGAACCCCAAGAGCCATGCCCTGGAAGCGGTCGAGTTCATCCGTGCCCGTTCCGAGTGGCAGGTGCTCGACCCGGCGGTAAAGACCGACTTCGAGGCCATCAAGAAGGTCCGCGACGCCGATCTCCGGGTGGTCAGCCGCGATCTTGCCGACCAGCACTGGGTCGTCGCCTACTCCGCCGACAACTCGCCGGTGTATTTCTACGTGTACGACCGCAAGGCGAAGAAGGCGAACGTCATCTTCAGCGACCGTCCCAAGCTGGAAGGTTACAAGCTCGCTTCCATGAGACCCATCTCCTTCAAGGCCCGCGACGGCATGGAGATCTTCGGTTACCTGACGCTTCCCGCCGGGGTCGAGCCCAGGAACCTGCCCATGGTCGAGTTCGTCCACGGTGGGCCGTGGGGACGCGACACCTGGGGTTTCAACCGCTATGCCCAGTGGCTGGCCAACCGCGGGTATGCAGTCTTGCAGGTCAACTTCCGCGCCTCCACCGGCTACGGCAAGAAGTACCTCAACGCCGGCGACCGCGAGTGGGGCGCCAAGATGCACACCGACCTGCTCGACGGCAAGAAGTGGGTCATCGACCAGGGCTACGTCGATCCCAAGAAGGCCTGCATCATGGGCGGCAGCTACGGCGGATACGCCACCCTGGCCGCGGTCACCTTCACCCCCGACGAGTTCGCCTGCGGCGTGGATATCGTCGGGCCGTCGAACCTGAACACGCTGCTCAAGACCATCCCGCCGTACTGGGTGACCATCAAGGCCGTCTTTGACAAGCGCATGGGCACAGGCGAGGAATTCCTGAACTCGCGCTCGCCCCTGTTCAAGGCCGACCGCATCAAGGTCCCGTTGCTCATCGGGCAGGGCAAGAACGATCCCCGGGTGAACAAGGCCGAGAGCGACCAGATCGTCGAGGCCATGAAGAAGCACAACCTGCCCGTCGAGTACATCGTCTTCCCTGACGAGGGACACGGCTTTGCCCGCCCGCAGAACAACATGGCCTTCAATGCCGCCAGCGAGCGCTTCCTCGCTAAGACCCTGGGGGGACGCGCCGAGCCGCCTTCGCCCGACGAGGCCAAACTGCTCAGCGAGGTCACCCAGAAGTAG